From a single Clostridiaceae bacterium genomic region:
- a CDS encoding histidine--tRNA ligase, giving the protein MLTRAPKGTRDILPDEIYKWQYIEKIITEVCDKFGYKEIRIPVFEHTELFERGVGDTTDIVQKEMYTFLDKAGRSLTLRPEGTAGVVRSYIQNGMASMAQPVKLYYNISAYRYENVQKGRYREFHQFGVEAFGAPGPSIDVEVISILDVLFKRLGLKDIELNINSLGCPECRKEYNKKLLEYFKPYINDMCHNCKTRYSRNPLRLLDCKEEKCREYAMGAPALLDNVCDTCKEHFEGLKEGLDNINIKYNVDKNIVRGLDYYTKTVFEYVSKNVGTQGTICGGGRYDGLVEICGGPPTPGIGFALGIERLLLEMDSRGVNIPEPEKLDIFLAVIGENARKFAEKLVYKLRSENIRAETDHMARSLKAQLKYADKLGARTVVVLGDEEIESNKAVLKNMQTGEQKDVSLDSILDRLKNKCI; this is encoded by the coding sequence ATGCTTACAAGAGCTCCAAAAGGCACAAGAGATATATTGCCGGATGAAATTTACAAGTGGCAGTATATTGAAAAAATTATAACAGAAGTATGTGATAAGTTCGGTTATAAGGAAATCAGAATACCTGTATTTGAACATACTGAACTGTTTGAAAGAGGCGTGGGAGATACCACGGATATAGTTCAAAAGGAAATGTATACTTTTCTTGATAAAGCCGGAAGAAGCCTTACACTGCGCCCTGAGGGAACTGCCGGAGTGGTGAGGAGTTATATCCAAAACGGAATGGCTTCCATGGCTCAACCTGTCAAATTATACTATAATATTTCCGCTTACAGATATGAAAATGTTCAAAAGGGAAGATACAGGGAATTCCATCAATTTGGAGTAGAAGCCTTTGGAGCGCCCGGTCCTTCAATAGATGTAGAAGTTATAAGCATACTGGATGTTTTATTCAAAAGACTTGGCCTTAAAGATATAGAATTGAATATAAATAGTTTAGGATGTCCTGAATGCAGAAAAGAATATAATAAGAAGCTGCTGGAATATTTTAAGCCTTATATCAATGATATGTGCCATAACTGTAAAACCAGATACAGCAGAAATCCATTAAGGCTCCTGGACTGTAAAGAAGAAAAATGCAGGGAATATGCCATGGGTGCCCCTGCATTGCTGGACAATGTCTGCGATACTTGTAAAGAACATTTTGAAGGATTAAAAGAAGGATTGGACAATATTAATATAAAATATAATGTAGATAAAAATATTGTTAGAGGGCTGGACTATTATACAAAGACAGTTTTCGAATATGTTTCAAAAAATGTAGGCACTCAGGGAACAATTTGCGGAGGCGGAAGGTATGACGGATTGGTAGAAATTTGCGGAGGCCCTCCGACACCAGGTATAGGATTTGCCCTTGGAATAGAAAGGCTGCTTCTTGAGATGGACAGCAGGGGTGTGAATATACCTGAACCTGAAAAATTAGATATATTCTTGGCAGTGATAGGTGAAAATGCCCGAAAATTTGCTGAAAAGCTTGTATATAAACTTAGAAGTGAGAATATAAGAGCTGAAACCGATCATATGGCAAGAAGTCTGAAAGCTCAGTTAAAATACGCGGATAAATTAGGCGCAAGAACAGTGGTAGTACTTGGAGATGAAGAAATAGAGAGCAACAAGGCAGTGCTCAAAAACATGCAAACCGGAGAACAAAAGGATGTAAGTCTGGATTCAATATTAGACAGGCTAAAAAACAAGTGCATTTAG
- the hemZ gene encoding coproporphyrinogen dehydrogenase HemZ codes for MIYLKYDTDLYEYEIADIIRLFFKEEQTCRLTDDKAVKEISGETVLLRTWVENNKNCRTFILSIKGKDIKGKDFDTLIEIPEEGLREGLKLKKQYLKKELYKALSIISGKESPWGTLTGVRPSKIVHEMLENGYNEYEVLEKLQKNYLVSAKKANLLYEVAKTEKRILDTAYPDTVSLYIGIPFCTTRCLYCSFTSNSIDKCRHLIDGYLSALHEEMKGVKEILENNSLKLQSIYIGGGTPTSIDCNQLERLLELTALSFNTEDVDEYTFEAGRPDTINKEKLEIIKGSKVSRICINPQTMNDETLLAIGRNHTASSIREAFTLAREVGFNNINMDIITGLPGENLQMFENTLKEIGKLSPEAVTVHAMAVKRASRFKEEREKYKMISDQEASDMMDLAYKHAKNLGMHPYYLYRQKNILGNLENVGYSKPGYECIYNVQIMEEKQTIIALGAGAVTKVVYPQENRIERAFNVKNVEEYIKRIPEMLERKKKLLCAKGDEKS; via the coding sequence ATGATATATTTAAAATATGACACTGATCTATATGAATATGAAATAGCTGATATTATAAGATTGTTTTTCAAAGAAGAGCAAACTTGCAGGCTTACAGATGATAAGGCAGTAAAAGAAATTTCCGGGGAAACAGTCCTACTAAGAACATGGGTGGAAAATAATAAAAACTGCCGCACCTTTATACTTTCTATAAAAGGAAAAGATATAAAAGGAAAAGATTTCGATACTTTAATAGAAATACCTGAAGAAGGGTTACGTGAAGGATTAAAGCTAAAAAAACAATATTTAAAAAAAGAACTATATAAAGCTTTATCTATAATATCCGGAAAAGAATCTCCCTGGGGAACACTGACCGGAGTGAGACCTTCAAAAATAGTCCATGAAATGCTGGAAAATGGATATAATGAATATGAAGTATTGGAAAAACTTCAGAAGAATTACCTTGTATCTGCCAAAAAAGCAAATCTTTTGTATGAAGTAGCAAAAACCGAGAAAAGGATACTTGATACAGCATATCCGGACACCGTAAGCCTGTACATCGGAATACCTTTCTGTACTACAAGATGCCTCTATTGCTCCTTTACTTCAAATTCCATAGATAAATGCAGGCATCTGATAGATGGTTATTTATCGGCTCTTCATGAAGAAATGAAGGGCGTAAAAGAAATATTGGAGAATAATTCTCTTAAGCTGCAAAGTATATATATAGGGGGAGGCACTCCTACCTCAATAGATTGTAACCAGTTGGAAAGACTGCTGGAGCTAACAGCCTTAAGTTTTAATACAGAAGATGTGGATGAGTATACTTTTGAAGCAGGCAGGCCTGACACAATTAATAAAGAGAAACTAGAAATTATTAAAGGCAGCAAGGTAAGCAGAATATGTATAAATCCCCAGACCATGAATGATGAAACCTTGCTTGCAATAGGAAGAAACCATACAGCCAGCAGTATACGGGAAGCCTTTACTCTTGCCAGGGAGGTTGGATTTAATAACATAAATATGGATATCATAACCGGCCTTCCAGGTGAAAATCTTCAAATGTTTGAGAATACATTAAAAGAAATTGGCAAATTATCTCCTGAAGCTGTTACAGTACATGCTATGGCGGTAAAAAGGGCATCCAGGTTTAAGGAGGAAAGGGAGAAATATAAAATGATTTCAGACCAGGAAGCATCAGATATGATGGATTTGGCGTATAAGCACGCCAAAAACCTTGGCATGCATCCCTACTATTTATACCGCCAGAAAAACATACTTGGGAATCTGGAGAATGTAGGCTATAGCAAACCGGGCTATGAGTGCATATACAATGTTCAGATTATGGAGGAGAAGCAGACTATAATAGCCCTTGGGGCAGGAGCGGTCACCAAAGTGGTGTATCCTCAGGAAAACAGAATAGAGAGGGCTTTTAATGTCAAGAATGTAGAAGAGTATATAAAAAGGATACCTGAAATGCTGGAGCGGAAGAAAAAACTGTTATGTGCAAAAGGTGATGAGAAATCTTGA
- a CDS encoding MBL fold metallo-hydrolase: protein MIYKRLNTGMLGSNCYLIGDEGEGVIIDPGASSRDILNMVEESGLKIKYIILTHAHLDHICSMDKIRDKLGAQVAVHEKDAAALSDSWANGASLFGANETYRDADVLLKDGQILKVGNLELEIIHTPGHTEGSICIKVGNKVFTGDTLFRMSIGRSDLGRGDHEDLMNSIYNKLMALEDNVEIYPGHGTTSTIGYERVNNPFF from the coding sequence ATGATATATAAACGGCTTAATACAGGAATGCTTGGTTCAAACTGCTATTTGATAGGAGATGAAGGTGAAGGGGTAATAATTGATCCTGGAGCCAGCAGCAGAGATATACTGAATATGGTTGAAGAATCAGGCCTTAAAATAAAATACATTATTTTAACCCATGCCCACCTGGATCATATATGCTCAATGGATAAAATACGGGATAAACTAGGGGCCCAGGTTGCCGTACATGAAAAAGATGCGGCGGCCCTTAGCGACAGTTGGGCAAACGGAGCTTCCCTGTTTGGCGCCAATGAAACTTACAGAGATGCAGATGTATTGTTAAAAGACGGTCAGATCCTAAAGGTTGGCAATCTTGAACTTGAAATAATACATACTCCAGGGCATACTGAAGGCAGTATATGTATAAAGGTAGGAAATAAAGTTTTCACAGGGGATACTCTGTTCAGGATGTCAATAGGAAGGTCGGATCTGGGCAGGGGAGATCATGAAGACCTGATGAATTCAATATATAACAAGCTTATGGCTTTAGAGGACAATGTTGAGATATATCCTGGACATGGGACTACTTCTACCATTGGGTATGAGAGGGTGAATAATCCTTTCTTTTAA
- the aspS gene encoding aspartate--tRNA ligase, with product MEDTIYGLKRTHRCAELDISNVGQEVTVMGWVHKRRDLGGVIFIDLRDRSGILQVVISAENSQEVFNKGETVRSEYVIAVVGQVVKRDPETVNPKIKTGEIEVVAKELRILSKSETPPIYIEEDSDISEILRLKYRYLDLRRPDMQRNLMLRHRVAKIARDYFDEKGFIEIETPMLTKSTPEGARDYLVPSRVHPGKFYALPQSPQIFKQLLMVSGFDRYFQIVKCFRDEDLRADRQPEFTQIDIEMSFVNVEDVLEINEEFIKRAFKEALGIELNYKFPRLTYKEAMDRFGTDKPDTRFGLELVNISDLVAECGFKVFSDAVKKGGSVRAINAKGCGRKFSRREIDGLIDFVKTFKAKGMAWIVVEENELKSAITKFFTDEEIKSILERMKAEPGDLLCFVADKDEIVFDALGHLRLELARRLDLIEKDKFNFLWVIEFPLLEYSEEEKRWVAKHHPFTSPMDEDIQYLDTDPGRVRAKAYDMVLNGVELGGGSIRIHSQEIQQKMFKLLGFTQEQAWDRFGFLLEAFKYGTPPHGGLAFGLDRLVMLMAGRNSIRDVIAFPKIQNASDPMTNAPSTVDPKQLRELYIRTVEAEIK from the coding sequence ATGGAAGATACGATTTATGGATTAAAGAGAACACATAGATGTGCAGAACTGGATATTAGCAATGTAGGACAAGAAGTGACAGTTATGGGATGGGTCCATAAGAGAAGGGACCTTGGGGGAGTAATATTTATTGATTTAAGAGACAGAAGCGGAATACTTCAGGTAGTAATCAGCGCAGAGAACAGCCAGGAGGTATTTAATAAGGGAGAAACAGTAAGAAGCGAGTATGTGATTGCTGTTGTTGGACAGGTTGTCAAAAGAGATCCTGAGACAGTAAACCCCAAGATAAAAACCGGGGAGATTGAGGTTGTGGCTAAGGAATTAAGAATACTCAGCAAATCCGAAACCCCTCCCATATATATAGAGGAAGATTCAGACATAAGCGAAATATTAAGACTTAAGTATAGGTATCTGGACCTTAGAAGGCCTGATATGCAAAGAAATCTTATGCTCAGGCACCGTGTTGCAAAAATTGCAAGAGATTATTTTGATGAGAAGGGATTTATTGAGATAGAAACTCCCATGCTCACAAAAAGTACTCCGGAAGGAGCAAGAGATTATCTTGTGCCCAGCAGGGTACACCCTGGAAAGTTTTATGCTTTGCCCCAATCACCTCAGATATTTAAACAGCTTCTTATGGTATCAGGTTTCGACAGGTATTTCCAGATAGTAAAATGTTTCAGGGATGAGGATTTAAGAGCTGACAGGCAACCTGAATTTACTCAGATAGATATTGAAATGTCTTTTGTCAATGTAGAAGACGTTCTGGAAATAAATGAGGAGTTCATAAAAAGAGCTTTTAAAGAAGCCTTAGGAATAGAATTGAACTATAAATTCCCCAGGTTGACATATAAAGAAGCTATGGACAGGTTTGGTACAGACAAGCCTGATACAAGATTCGGGCTTGAATTGGTTAATATATCCGATCTGGTTGCTGAATGCGGATTTAAAGTATTTTCTGATGCAGTAAAAAAAGGTGGAAGTGTCAGGGCAATTAATGCAAAAGGTTGTGGAAGGAAATTTAGCAGAAGGGAAATTGACGGCCTGATAGATTTTGTTAAGACTTTCAAAGCAAAAGGAATGGCCTGGATAGTTGTAGAAGAAAATGAACTTAAGTCTGCCATAACAAAATTCTTCACAGATGAAGAAATAAAATCCATACTGGAAAGAATGAAAGCCGAGCCAGGAGATTTACTATGCTTTGTAGCAGATAAAGATGAAATTGTATTTGATGCTTTAGGACATCTGAGGCTTGAACTGGCAAGGAGACTTGACCTTATTGAAAAAGACAAGTTTAACTTCCTGTGGGTAATTGAATTTCCTCTTCTTGAATACAGTGAAGAAGAAAAACGCTGGGTAGCAAAACATCATCCCTTTACTTCACCCATGGATGAAGATATCCAGTATCTCGATACAGACCCTGGAAGAGTCCGTGCCAAGGCATATGACATGGTATTAAACGGAGTTGAATTGGGCGGAGGAAGTATTAGAATACACAGCCAGGAAATTCAGCAAAAAATGTTTAAGCTTCTAGGGTTTACACAGGAACAGGCCTGGGATAGATTTGGGTTCCTGCTTGAAGCATTCAAATATGGAACACCACCTCATGGCGGCTTGGCCTTCGGATTAGACAGGCTGGTTATGCTCATGGCAGGAAGAAATTCCATTCGTGATGTAATAGCATTCCCGAAAATTCAGAATGCTTCAGATCCGATGACCAATGCACCCAGTACAGTTGATCCCAAGCAGCTAAGAGAACTTTATATACGAACTGTAGAAGCTGAGATAAAATAA
- the lepA gene encoding elongation factor 4 has product MGSERQKRIRNFCIIAHIDHGKSTLADRLIEMTGALSEREMEDQVLDNMEIEKERGITIKLQAVRMKYKARDGEEYTLNLIDTPGHVDFNYEVSRSLAACEGAILVVDASQGIEAQTLANTYLALEHNLEIVPVINKIDLPSAQPDHVKHEIEDVIGLDASDAPLISAKNRINIEEVLEAIVNKIPCPEGDEDIPLRALIFDSIYDSYKGVIAYVRIKEGRVKPGDEIKMMSTGKEFQVTEVGYFRPGAYMPCDELIAGDVGYISASIKNVKDTRVGDTITLSRNPAKEPLPGYKKVVPMVFCGIYPADGAKYDDLRDALEKLQLNDAALIFEPETSGALGFGFRCGFLGLLHMEIIQERLEREYDLDLVTTAPSVVYEVIKTDGQLLHIDNPTNMPSADSIEEIREPVVKASIMLPTEFVGNIMELAQERRGTFKDMVYIDEARVMLNYELPLNEIIYDFFDALKSRSRGYASFDYELIGYRKADLIKLDIMINSEIVDALSFIVHKDKAYARGRRIAEKLKESIPRQQFEIPIQACIGGKIIARETVKAYRKDVLAKCYGGDITRKKKLLEKQKEGKKRMRQVGSVEVPQEAFMSVLKLD; this is encoded by the coding sequence ATGGGGAGCGAAAGACAAAAGAGAATAAGGAATTTTTGTATAATTGCCCACATTGACCATGGGAAATCCACTCTTGCCGACAGGCTTATAGAAATGACTGGAGCCTTAAGCGAACGTGAGATGGAGGATCAGGTTCTGGACAACATGGAAATTGAAAAGGAACGTGGGATTACAATAAAGCTCCAGGCAGTCAGGATGAAATATAAAGCCCGGGACGGTGAAGAGTATACTTTAAACCTGATAGATACTCCCGGACATGTGGACTTTAATTATGAAGTCTCACGGAGTCTTGCTGCATGTGAAGGAGCCATACTGGTAGTTGATGCTTCACAGGGAATCGAAGCCCAGACTCTTGCCAATACTTATCTGGCACTTGAGCACAATCTTGAAATTGTACCTGTAATTAACAAAATTGATTTACCAAGTGCCCAGCCTGACCATGTAAAGCATGAAATTGAAGATGTGATTGGACTGGATGCGAGCGACGCGCCGCTAATATCTGCCAAAAACAGGATTAATATAGAAGAAGTTCTGGAGGCAATAGTAAATAAGATACCTTGTCCTGAAGGTGATGAGGACATTCCTCTTAGAGCTCTTATATTCGATTCCATATATGACAGCTACAAAGGGGTTATAGCCTATGTCAGGATAAAAGAAGGAAGGGTAAAGCCAGGCGATGAAATAAAGATGATGTCCACCGGCAAAGAGTTCCAGGTTACTGAGGTAGGTTATTTCAGGCCTGGAGCCTATATGCCCTGTGATGAACTTATTGCAGGAGATGTAGGATACATCAGTGCCAGCATAAAGAATGTAAAGGATACAAGAGTAGGAGATACGATTACCTTATCCCGGAATCCTGCAAAAGAACCTCTTCCAGGGTATAAGAAAGTTGTACCTATGGTATTTTGCGGCATATATCCCGCAGACGGGGCAAAATACGATGACCTGAGAGATGCTCTTGAGAAACTGCAATTAAATGATGCAGCTCTAATTTTTGAACCCGAAACATCGGGAGCGCTGGGATTCGGTTTCAGGTGCGGATTTCTTGGGCTTCTCCATATGGAAATAATTCAGGAACGGCTTGAGAGGGAGTATGACCTGGATCTGGTAACTACTGCTCCAAGCGTTGTATATGAAGTGATAAAAACCGACGGGCAGCTACTGCATATCGATAACCCCACCAATATGCCTTCTGCTGACTCTATTGAGGAGATCAGAGAACCTGTTGTTAAGGCATCTATAATGTTGCCTACAGAATTTGTAGGTAATATTATGGAACTTGCACAGGAAAGACGGGGAACTTTTAAAGACATGGTATATATAGATGAAGCAAGGGTTATGCTGAATTATGAGTTACCCTTGAATGAAATAATATATGACTTTTTTGATGCTTTAAAGTCCAGGTCCAGAGGATATGCTTCCTTTGATTATGAACTAATAGGATACAGGAAAGCAGATTTGATAAAACTGGACATAATGATAAATTCTGAAATAGTGGATGCTCTTTCGTTTATTGTTCACAAAGACAAAGCTTATGCCAGAGGCAGAAGAATAGCTGAGAAGCTGAAGGAGTCCATTCCAAGGCAGCAGTTTGAAATTCCTATACAGGCCTGCATAGGTGGCAAAATTATTGCCCGGGAAACTGTAAAAGCCTATAGGAAAGACGTACTTGCAAAATGTTATGGAGGAGATATCACACGGAAAAAGAAGCTCCTTGAGAAGCAGAAGGAAGGCAAAAAGCGAATGCGCCAGGTAGGAAGCGTGGAGGTACCCCAGGAGGCCTTTATGAGCGTTTTAAAGCTGGATTGA
- a CDS encoding stage II sporulation protein P, translating to MRQAYIKKKRKEKYRRIFMIPLTVILCITAISFGIFAGNTLFSMDMDIVKNIDTENFKGTLNLSLPIINTVYNSGNISTSLLNEIKDVIGYIFNFQLNSPVTILNSQSPYFNTYYNNILIAQKESISEPELEDTGGSDPDDYSARDDTNDENQYLEGGSGIEYIPDMEGYEGEFLEGIDVAWFHEETEDRDLSKLEVQTSGKIEIQNETKYKIDIEALLKEPLKIKFDKKGPKILIYHTHTTEAYLKNLADLGKKDSPNSSPDPRSNVVRVGNELAQTLQKTYGIEVIHNGTVHDYIYNNSYGNSLNTVTQILKSYPSIKITLDIHRDGLAKDQGKLRRVKEIDGKAVAQVMFVIGTDANGFKHPNWKENLKLALKLQEKLNEICPGLARPILISKNRYNQHLTTGSLIIEIGGDGNTLNEALESTKYVAKAINEVISKLSN from the coding sequence ATGAGACAAGCATACATAAAGAAAAAAAGAAAAGAAAAATACCGCAGGATATTCATGATACCTCTTACAGTAATTTTATGCATTACTGCGATCAGTTTTGGCATTTTTGCTGGAAACACACTTTTTTCAATGGACATGGATATTGTGAAAAATATAGATACAGAGAATTTCAAGGGAACTCTCAACCTGTCCCTGCCAATAATTAATACAGTATATAACAGTGGAAATATCAGCACTTCATTACTAAATGAAATAAAAGATGTAATCGGATATATATTTAACTTTCAGTTAAATTCTCCTGTAACAATATTAAACTCCCAGTCGCCATATTTTAACACCTACTACAACAATATACTTATAGCACAAAAAGAGAGCATATCAGAACCTGAACTGGAAGACACCGGAGGCTCTGATCCTGATGATTATAGTGCCCGGGATGATACGAATGATGAAAATCAATATTTAGAAGGAGGGTCAGGTATAGAATATATTCCTGACATGGAGGGTTATGAAGGAGAGTTTCTGGAAGGAATAGATGTGGCGTGGTTCCACGAAGAAACCGAAGACAGGGATCTTTCCAAGCTGGAGGTCCAGACCAGTGGAAAAATTGAAATTCAAAATGAAACAAAATATAAGATAGATATTGAAGCTTTATTAAAAGAACCTCTCAAAATAAAATTTGATAAGAAAGGGCCAAAGATTCTTATTTACCATACTCATACTACCGAAGCTTATTTAAAGAATTTAGCTGACCTTGGGAAAAAAGACTCACCCAACTCATCACCAGACCCCAGGAGTAATGTAGTAAGAGTTGGAAATGAACTGGCTCAAACCCTTCAAAAAACCTATGGTATTGAGGTAATTCACAATGGTACTGTTCATGATTATATTTATAATAACTCATATGGCAATTCATTAAATACCGTTACACAGATATTAAAGAGCTATCCCTCAATAAAAATAACTCTTGATATTCACAGGGACGGCCTGGCTAAAGACCAGGGAAAGCTAAGAAGAGTCAAGGAGATAGACGGTAAAGCGGTAGCCCAGGTTATGTTTGTTATTGGAACCGATGCAAACGGATTTAAACATCCTAATTGGAAGGAGAATTTAAAGCTTGCTCTGAAACTCCAGGAAAAGCTAAACGAAATATGCCCCGGCCTGGCAAGACCTATACTGATAAGCAAAAACAGGTATAACCAGCACCTTACAACCGGATCCCTTATTATAGAGATAGGTGGTGACGGCAACACACTGAATGAAGCCCTGGAAAGTACCAAGTATGTGGCTAAAGCCATAAATGAGGTTATAAGCAAACTGAGTAACTGA
- a CDS encoding sigma-70 family RNA polymerase sigma factor — protein MVKIIKKEQFIELVKQYENLVFTICLSFTRNYFDAEDLAQETFLSAYNNIDNFDGKNFKGWLTTIAANKCRDYLKSPARNITCLSEADIEDIQDNKELPETVVINTDSENRVFYLCNKLREPYRTVSINYFCKNRKLSDIARDTGENLKTLQTRLTRSKKLLRDLWKEEYM, from the coding sequence ATGGTGAAGATTATAAAGAAAGAACAATTCATAGAATTAGTAAAGCAGTATGAAAACTTAGTCTTCACTATTTGCCTTTCTTTTACCAGAAATTATTTTGACGCAGAGGACCTGGCCCAGGAAACTTTTTTGTCTGCATATAATAACATTGACAATTTTGACGGTAAGAACTTTAAAGGCTGGTTAACCACCATAGCTGCAAATAAGTGCAGAGATTATCTAAAGAGTCCTGCCAGGAATATAACCTGCCTGTCTGAAGCGGATATTGAAGACATACAGGATAATAAGGAATTACCGGAAACTGTTGTAATAAATACGGATTCTGAAAACAGGGTTTTTTATTTGTGCAATAAATTAAGAGAACCCTACAGGACAGTATCAATAAATTATTTCTGTAAGAACAGGAAATTATCGGATATTGCAAGAGATACCGGAGAAAACCTGAAAACACTTCAGACCCGGCTGACAAGATCAAAGAAGCTATTAAGAGATTTATGGAAGGAGGAATATATGTGA
- the murI gene encoding glutamate racemase, with translation MKIGFFDSGIGGITVLREALKLLPYEDYFYYADTLHVPYGMKPKEEVKKHILEAVEYMVGQGLKLLVVACNTATSIAIEDLRKIYRFPVIGMEPAVKQAVDKNGCKGKRILVLATSLTLKEEKFQNLVSKVDQEHIVDYLPLPELVSFAEELEFRPHVIKPYLKEKLSAFEFDNYSTVVLGCTHYPLYYNYFREILPIHVDIIDGSAGTVRHMRNIMEEKGLLKKGTTKAGEIVFHTSGNSTWDKKKRESFKELLYNPVAAR, from the coding sequence TTGAAGATAGGTTTTTTTGATTCTGGAATAGGAGGTATAACCGTCCTTAGAGAAGCATTAAAATTATTGCCTTATGAGGATTATTTTTACTATGCGGACACTCTTCATGTACCCTATGGCATGAAACCTAAGGAAGAAGTGAAAAAACATATCCTGGAAGCAGTAGAATATATGGTTGGACAGGGGCTGAAGTTGCTGGTAGTAGCATGTAATACAGCAACCAGTATAGCAATAGAGGATCTGCGCAAAATATACCGGTTTCCGGTCATAGGGATGGAACCTGCGGTAAAACAAGCGGTGGACAAAAACGGTTGTAAAGGAAAACGTATTCTTGTATTGGCTACTTCCCTTACTCTTAAGGAAGAAAAGTTCCAAAACCTTGTGTCAAAAGTTGACCAGGAGCATATTGTTGATTACCTGCCGCTGCCTGAACTGGTATCATTTGCTGAAGAGCTGGAGTTCAGGCCTCATGTAATAAAACCCTATCTTAAGGAGAAACTCTCGGCTTTTGAATTTGATAATTATAGCACGGTGGTTTTGGGATGTACCCACTACCCTTTGTACTATAATTATTTCAGAGAGATTTTACCAATACATGTTGATATAATAGACGGAAGTGCAGGCACAGTAAGGCATATGAGGAATATAATGGAAGAAAAGGGGCTGCTGAAGAAAGGCACAACCAAGGCAGGAGAAATAGTTTTTCATACTTCAGGGAATAGTACATGGGACAAAAAGAAAAGAGAAAGCTTTAAAGAACTTTTATACAATCCCGTTGCAGCAAGATAA
- a CDS encoding oxygen-independent coproporphyrinogen III oxidase, translated as MNEVTGIYIHLPFCRSKCNYCDFNSYPDKDNLIPAYFKAVEMELDSYGNKLKHHRINTIFIGGGTPSYVNEKYIIQLLNTCRRNFNISSNAEITIESNPGTLCRDKVKAYRQSGINRLSIGLQAWQDRILKKLGRTHTLEDYLNNFSLAREEGFDNISTDLIFAIPGQTLEEWCETLENVVAMGPEHISCYSLQIEEGTVFGRLFSEGGLTPVDDEYDREMYYRAKEILRNAGYEHYEISNFAKPGYQCKHNLIYWQTAQYLGVGAGAHSYIEGKRFNNVYSPEKYINLIQTGKSTVENVINIDREEAMSEYMILGLRLIEGISGRDFENKFGVGLWEAFGVPLEKLLRKGLIVIDPEKGNNVRLTEKGLDLANQVFVECIR; from the coding sequence ATGAATGAAGTAACAGGAATTTATATACATCTGCCTTTTTGCAGGTCAAAATGCAATTATTGTGATTTTAACTCCTATCCTGACAAGGATAATCTTATACCTGCATACTTCAAGGCTGTTGAGATGGAACTGGACAGTTACGGAAATAAGCTAAAACACCATAGAATTAATACCATATTCATAGGTGGTGGCACTCCTTCATATGTAAATGAGAAGTATATCATTCAATTATTAAATACATGCCGCCGGAATTTTAATATAAGCAGCAATGCTGAAATAACCATAGAATCCAATCCGGGAACTCTCTGCCGGGATAAAGTAAAAGCATACAGGCAATCAGGCATCAACAGGCTAAGCATTGGCCTTCAGGCCTGGCAGGACAGGATTCTAAAAAAATTAGGCAGGACCCATACTTTAGAAGATTATTTAAACAATTTTTCTCTAGCCAGGGAAGAAGGCTTTGACAATATAAGTACTGATCTTATATTTGCTATCCCAGGCCAGACTCTGGAGGAATGGTGTGAAACCCTTGAGAATGTTGTAGCCATGGGGCCGGAACATATTTCATGCTATAGCCTCCAGATCGAAGAAGGAACTGTATTCGGCAGATTGTTCTCAGAGGGTGGCCTGACTCCTGTAGATGATGAATATGACAGGGAAATGTATTATAGGGCAAAGGAAATACTGAGAAATGCCGGTTATGAACATTATGAAATATCTAATTTTGCAAAGCCCGGTTACCAATGCAAACACAACCTGATATACTGGCAAACCGCTCAGTATCTTGGAGTGGGTGCCGGAGCCCATTCCTATATTGAGGGAAAGAGATTCAATAATGTATACAGCCCTGAGAAATATATAAACCTTATTCAGACTGGAAAATCCACTGTAGAAAATGTTATCAATATAGACAGAGAAGAAGCCATGTCCGAATACATGATCCTGGGACTTAGACTCATAGAGGGGATAAGCGGCAGAGATTTTGAAAATAAATTCGGAGTTGGACTTTGGGAGGCTTTTGGAGTGCCATTGGAAAAGTTGTTGCGCAAGGGGCTTATTGTGATTGATCCGGAGAAAGGAAACAATGTGAGATTAACTGAAAAGGGACTGGATCTGGCCAATCAGGTGTTTGTGGAGTGCATAAGGTAA